A genomic region of Pseudomonas sp. KU43P contains the following coding sequences:
- a CDS encoding MarR family winged helix-turn-helix transcriptional regulator: protein MLTSECICTHLRRAARGVSRHYDEALAGFGINVAQFSLLRHLQRLDRPSITTLAEAMGLERSTLGRNLRVLEADGLVALADGDDQRNRVVLLTGAGEARLRLAHPAWEHAQQTLVEQLGEGQRDELVRLLERLA from the coding sequence ATGTTGACCAGTGAATGCATCTGTACCCATCTGCGTCGTGCCGCCCGCGGGGTGAGCCGGCATTACGACGAGGCCCTTGCCGGCTTCGGCATCAATGTCGCCCAGTTTTCCTTGCTGCGCCATCTGCAGCGGCTCGATCGACCCAGCATTACCACCCTGGCTGAAGCCATGGGCCTGGAGCGCAGCACCCTGGGCCGTAATTTGCGGGTGCTGGAGGCTGATGGCCTGGTGGCCTTGGCCGACGGTGACGACCAGCGCAACCGCGTGGTCCTGTTGACCGGAGCAGGGGAGGCGCGCCTTCGGCTTGCCCATCCGGCGTGGGAGCATGCGCAACAGACGCTGGTGGAGCAATTGGGCGAAGGGCAACGTGATGAACTGGTGCGCTTGCTGGAGCGGTTGGCCTGA
- the cobT gene encoding nicotinate-nucleotide--dimethylbenzimidazole phosphoribosyltransferase, whose protein sequence is MNQPWWRDACQPLDNAAMDQARARQQQLTKPAGSLGQLESLAVTLAGLQGCERPALDQVAITIFAGDHGVVEEGISAYPQSVTGQMLRNFVSGGAAISVLARQLQASLEVVDLGTVDPHLQLAGVRHLRLGAGTANFARQPAMTGEQLQAALQAGRDSVLRAAQRGAQLFIGGEMGIGNTTAAAALASTLLGCPARDLSGPGTGLDAAGVRHKAEVIERALVLHGLRADQPEQALACVGGFEIAALAGAYLACAQQGIAVLVDGFICTVAALVAVRLNPQCRDWLLFAHQGAEPGHNALLAALDAEPLLALGLRLGEGSGAALAVPLLRLACALHGQMATFAEAAVADRPA, encoded by the coding sequence ATGAACCAACCCTGGTGGCGTGACGCCTGCCAACCGCTCGACAACGCCGCCATGGACCAGGCCCGCGCCCGTCAGCAGCAGCTGACCAAACCCGCCGGTTCGCTCGGTCAGCTCGAGAGCCTGGCGGTGACACTGGCCGGGCTGCAAGGGTGTGAACGGCCGGCCTTGGACCAGGTCGCCATCACCATTTTTGCCGGTGACCATGGGGTGGTCGAGGAGGGCATCTCGGCCTACCCGCAGTCGGTGACCGGGCAGATGCTGCGCAACTTTGTGAGTGGCGGTGCGGCGATCAGCGTGCTGGCGCGTCAGCTGCAAGCCAGCCTCGAAGTGGTCGACCTCGGTACTGTCGACCCGCATTTGCAATTGGCAGGCGTGCGCCACTTGCGCCTGGGCGCCGGCACGGCCAACTTCGCCCGCCAGCCAGCGATGACCGGTGAGCAGCTGCAGGCGGCTCTGCAAGCGGGCCGAGACAGCGTATTGCGTGCAGCGCAACGCGGTGCGCAACTGTTTATCGGTGGCGAGATGGGCATTGGCAACACCACGGCTGCCGCAGCCCTGGCCAGCACCTTGCTGGGCTGCCCGGCCCGCGACCTCAGTGGCCCTGGCACTGGCCTGGACGCGGCGGGAGTACGGCACAAGGCTGAGGTGATCGAGCGTGCTCTGGTGCTGCACGGCCTGCGTGCCGACCAGCCCGAACAGGCACTGGCTTGCGTGGGTGGGTTCGAGATCGCGGCATTGGCGGGTGCCTACCTGGCCTGTGCACAGCAGGGCATCGCTGTGCTGGTGGACGGCTTCATCTGCACTGTCGCTGCGCTGGTAGCCGTGCGCCTCAACCCGCAATGCCGTGACTGGCTGCTGTTCGCCCATCAGGGCGCAGAGCCTGGCCACAATGCCTTGCTGGCTGCCCTTGACGCCGAACCGCTGTTGGCACTGGGCCTGCGCCTGGGTGAGGGTAGCGGGGCGGCGCTGGCCGTGCCGTTGCTGCGGCTGGCTTGTGCCCTGCACGGGCAGATGGCGACCTTCGCTGAAGCGGCGGTGGCGGACCGCCCGGCATGA
- a CDS encoding cobyric acid synthase, with the protein MTTLMVQGTTSDAGKSTLVTALCRWLLRQRIGVVPFKPQNMALNSAVTADGGEIGRAQAVQAQACRLAPHTDMNPVLLKPNSDTGAQVIIHGRAVTSMNAVAYHDYKVIAMQAVLASHQRLCAAYPVVMVEGAGSPAEINLRAGDIANMGFAEAVDCPVILVADINRGGVFAHLVGTLELLSPSEQARVKGFVINRFRGDIALLQPGLDWLEARTGKPVLGVLPYVTDLHLEAEDGIDVRQGSKHARVLKVIVPVLPRISNHTDFDPLRLHPQVDLQFIGPGQPIPPADLIILPGSKSVRGDLAQLRERGWDTAIARHLRYGGKLIGICGGLQMLGRDVHDPLGLEGPAGSSPGLGLLDYATVLEADKQLRNVTGTLSLERSPVAGYEIHAGVTTGAALEHPAVQLADGRADGAISADGQILATYLHGLFEGSQSCAALLRWAGLEDVQAVDYEALRERDIERLADLVEQHLDTDLLRRLCGVA; encoded by the coding sequence ATGACCACCCTCATGGTGCAAGGCACCACCTCCGATGCCGGCAAGAGCACGCTGGTCACCGCCCTGTGCCGCTGGCTGCTGCGCCAGCGTATCGGCGTGGTGCCGTTCAAACCTCAGAACATGGCGCTCAACAGCGCGGTGACCGCCGACGGGGGTGAAATCGGCCGGGCCCAGGCGGTGCAGGCCCAGGCTTGCCGGCTGGCGCCCCATACCGACATGAACCCGGTGCTGCTCAAACCCAACAGTGACACTGGTGCCCAGGTGATCATCCATGGCCGCGCGGTCACCAGCATGAATGCGGTGGCTTATCACGACTACAAGGTGATCGCCATGCAGGCGGTGCTGGCCTCGCACCAGCGGCTGTGTGCTGCCTACCCAGTGGTGATGGTCGAAGGGGCGGGCTCGCCGGCCGAGATCAACCTGCGCGCAGGCGATATCGCCAACATGGGCTTTGCCGAGGCGGTCGACTGCCCGGTGATCCTGGTTGCCGATATCAACCGTGGTGGCGTGTTCGCTCACCTGGTCGGCACCCTGGAGCTGCTGTCGCCGAGCGAGCAGGCGCGGGTCAAGGGCTTCGTCATCAATCGCTTTCGCGGCGACATCGCCCTGTTGCAGCCCGGCCTGGACTGGCTGGAGGCGCGCACCGGCAAACCGGTGCTCGGTGTGTTGCCCTATGTCACCGACCTGCATCTGGAGGCCGAAGACGGCATCGACGTGCGCCAAGGCAGCAAACATGCACGCGTGCTCAAGGTGATCGTCCCCGTGCTGCCACGTATCAGCAACCACACCGATTTCGACCCCCTGCGCCTGCACCCGCAGGTGGACCTGCAGTTCATCGGCCCCGGCCAGCCGATTCCGCCGGCCGACCTGATCATCCTGCCCGGTTCCAAGAGCGTGCGCGGCGATCTGGCGCAACTGCGCGAGCGTGGTTGGGACACGGCCATTGCCCGGCACCTGCGCTACGGCGGCAAACTGATCGGCATCTGCGGGGGGCTGCAGATGCTTGGCCGCGACGTGCACGACCCGCTCGGCCTGGAAGGTCCGGCCGGCTCCAGCCCGGGGCTGGGGCTGCTCGATTACGCCACGGTGCTCGAAGCCGACAAGCAACTGCGCAATGTCACCGGCACCCTGAGCCTGGAGCGTTCGCCCGTGGCCGGCTATGAAATTCATGCCGGCGTCACCACTGGCGCCGCACTGGAGCATCCTGCCGTGCAACTTGCCGACGGCCGCGCCGACGGCGCGATCAGCGCTGATGGCCAGATCCTCGCCACCTACCTGCACGGCCTGTTCGAAGGCAGCCAATCATGCGCCGCGCTGCTGCGCTGGGCAGGCCTGGAAGACGTGCAGGCCGTCGATTACGAAGCCCTGCGCGAGCGAGACATCGAACGCCTGGCCGATCTGGTGGAGCAACACCTGGATACCGACCTCCTGCGCCGACTGTGTGGAGTCGCCTGA
- the cobD gene encoding threonine-phosphate decarboxylase CobD — translation MLEHGGRLLRAIRQYGIAREDWLDLSSGIAPWPFQIPAIPVDAWARLPETDDGLEAAACRYYGAHQVLAVAGSQAAIQALPHLRPSGRVGVLSPCYAEHPQAWRRAGHSLIELQDTDVEAALDSLDVLVLVNPNNPTGLRISREQLLHWHARLAARGGWLLVDEAFVDNTPEHSVVDCADRPGLIVLRSFGKFFGLAGVRLGCVAAELPLLQRLADRLGPWTVSGPARAVAQACFADEPAHRAQIARCAQASQRLASLLVDNGLALSGGCDLFQYVRSEQAAHLHDFLARRGILVRLFEQPAAVRLGLPACEAGEQRLADALAAYHKETA, via the coding sequence ATGCTTGAACACGGTGGCCGCCTGCTGCGGGCGATACGGCAATACGGCATTGCCCGTGAAGACTGGCTCGACCTGTCCAGTGGCATCGCGCCCTGGCCCTTCCAGATCCCTGCAATTCCCGTCGACGCCTGGGCGCGGTTGCCAGAAACGGACGACGGCCTGGAAGCTGCGGCATGCCGTTATTACGGCGCCCACCAGGTGCTGGCGGTGGCCGGCTCCCAGGCGGCGATTCAGGCCTTGCCGCACTTGCGCCCGAGCGGGCGGGTCGGCGTGCTGTCTCCGTGCTATGCCGAGCATCCGCAAGCCTGGCGACGCGCAGGACACAGCCTGATCGAACTGCAGGACACCGACGTGGAGGCCGCCCTCGACAGCCTCGACGTACTGGTTCTGGTCAACCCCAACAATCCCACGGGCCTGCGCATATCCCGCGAGCAGCTGCTGCACTGGCATGCTCGCCTGGCTGCACGGGGCGGCTGGCTGTTGGTCGACGAAGCGTTCGTGGACAACACCCCCGAACACAGCGTGGTCGACTGCGCCGATCGCCCCGGCCTGATCGTGCTGCGCTCGTTCGGCAAGTTCTTTGGCCTGGCCGGTGTGCGGCTGGGCTGCGTGGCAGCGGAGCTGCCGCTGTTGCAGCGCCTGGCCGACAGGCTCGGGCCGTGGACTGTCAGTGGCCCTGCGCGGGCTGTGGCCCAGGCGTGCTTCGCCGATGAGCCCGCCCATCGGGCGCAGATCGCCCGCTGCGCCCAGGCCAGCCAACGCTTGGCCTCGCTGTTGGTCGACAACGGCCTGGCGCTCAGCGGCGGTTGCGACCTGTTCCAGTACGTGCGTAGCGAACAGGCTGCGCACCTGCACGACTTTCTCGCCCGTCGCGGCATCCTGGTCCGCCTGTTCGAGCAGCCTGCTGCCGTGCGCCTGGGCCTGCCTGCCTGCGAAGCAGGCGAACAGCGCCTGGCTGACGCTCTGGCTGCTTATCACAAGGAAACGGCATGA
- the cobU gene encoding bifunctional adenosylcobinamide kinase/adenosylcobinamide-phosphate guanylyltransferase, whose translation MLNLILGGARSGKSRLAEKLASDSGLPVTYVATSQPLDGEMSDRVRLHRQRRPADWGLIEEPLALAAVLRAEAAEGRCLLVDCLTLWLTNLLMLEDAQRLAEERDALLDCLAQLPGTVILVSNETGLGVVPMGELTRRYVDLAGWLHQAVAERCQRVVLTVAGLPLMLKGPAL comes from the coding sequence ATGCTCAACCTGATTCTCGGCGGCGCTCGTTCGGGCAAGAGCCGTCTGGCCGAAAAACTGGCCAGCGACAGCGGCCTGCCGGTCACCTACGTCGCCACCAGCCAGCCCCTGGACGGTGAAATGAGCGATCGCGTGCGCCTGCACCGGCAACGCCGGCCGGCCGACTGGGGGCTGATCGAAGAGCCCCTGGCGCTGGCCGCCGTGCTGCGCGCCGAAGCCGCCGAAGGCCGCTGCCTGCTGGTGGATTGCCTGACCCTGTGGCTGACCAACCTGCTGATGCTCGAAGACGCGCAGCGCCTGGCCGAAGAGCGCGATGCGCTGCTGGACTGCCTGGCGCAGTTGCCCGGCACGGTCATCCTGGTCAGCAACGAAACCGGCCTGGGCGTGGTGCCCATGGGCGAACTTACCCGCCGTTACGTCGACCTGGCCGGCTGGCTGCACCAGGCCGTGGCCGAACGTTGCCAGCGCGTGGTCCTGACCGTCGCTGGCCTGCCTCTCATGCTCAAAGGACCTGCACTATGA
- the cobC gene encoding alpha-ribazole phosphatase family protein, whose amino-acid sequence MILDLLRHGETEHGGGLRGSLDDALTEKGWAQMREAVFAGGPWQVLVSSPLQRCARFADELGAHLGLPVQREADLQELHFGEWEGRSALQIMETQADELGRFWADPYAYTPPAGEPVSTFAERVLAGIERLRVQHAGKRVLLVTHGGVMRLLLARARGLPREQLLQVEVGHGALVQLDLSGELLQEVR is encoded by the coding sequence ATGATCCTGGACCTGCTGCGCCACGGTGAAACCGAGCACGGCGGTGGCCTGCGTGGCAGCCTCGACGACGCCCTGACCGAAAAAGGCTGGGCGCAGATGCGCGAAGCCGTGTTCGCTGGCGGGCCTTGGCAGGTGCTGGTCAGCTCGCCATTGCAGCGCTGCGCGCGGTTTGCCGACGAACTGGGGGCGCACCTTGGCCTGCCGGTGCAGCGTGAAGCTGACTTGCAGGAGCTGCATTTCGGCGAGTGGGAAGGGCGCAGTGCCCTGCAGATCATGGAAACCCAGGCAGACGAGCTCGGGCGCTTCTGGGCTGACCCTTATGCCTATACGCCGCCTGCTGGCGAGCCCGTCAGTACCTTTGCCGAACGCGTCCTGGCCGGCATCGAGCGCTTGCGCGTGCAACATGCAGGCAAGCGAGTGTTGCTGGTCACCCATGGCGGCGTCATGCGTCTGCTGCTGGCACGGGCCCGTGGTTTGCCCAGGGAGCAGTTGCTCCAGGTCGAAGTGGGCCATGGCGCGTTGGTGCAATTGGATTTAAGCGGCGAGCTGCTGCAGGAGGTGCGCTGA
- a CDS encoding adenosylcobinamide-GDP ribazoletransferase has translation MLPFWIALQFLSSLPVRLPGMPAPREMGCSLLFYPLVGLLFGLLLWLASNLLQGTPAPLHAALLLSLWVLLSGALHLDGLADSADAWLGGFGDRERTLQIMKDPRSGPIAVVTLVLVLLLKFCALWALVERGAGAWLVLAPVVGRAAMLGLFLSTPYVRKGGLGQALSEHLPRQAAAWVLLASLAGCLMLGGWGAGWAMLAALGAFCGLRRLMCQRLGGTTGDTAGALLELLELTVLLGLAI, from the coding sequence ATGTTGCCCTTCTGGATCGCCTTGCAGTTCCTGAGCAGCCTGCCGGTACGTTTGCCGGGCATGCCCGCGCCTCGGGAGATGGGGTGCTCGTTGCTCTTTTACCCCTTGGTGGGGTTGCTGTTCGGCTTACTGTTGTGGCTCGCCAGCAATCTGCTGCAGGGCACACCGGCGCCTTTGCACGCAGCCTTGCTGCTGTCGCTGTGGGTCCTGCTCAGTGGCGCCTTGCACCTGGACGGCCTGGCAGACAGCGCCGATGCCTGGCTGGGCGGGTTCGGCGACCGCGAGCGCACGCTGCAGATCATGAAAGACCCGCGCAGCGGGCCGATTGCTGTGGTGACCTTGGTGTTGGTGTTGTTGCTGAAGTTCTGCGCCTTGTGGGCACTGGTCGAGCGTGGCGCAGGTGCATGGCTGGTGCTGGCGCCGGTGGTGGGGCGAGCGGCGATGCTTGGGTTGTTCCTGAGCACCCCCTACGTGCGCAAGGGTGGCCTGGGGCAAGCCTTGTCCGAGCACCTCCCACGGCAAGCCGCGGCTTGGGTGCTGCTGGCCAGCCTGGCGGGGTGCCTGATGCTGGGTGGTTGGGGCGCAGGCTGGGCAATGCTGGCGGCGCTTGGCGCGTTCTGCGGGTTGCGACGGCTGATGTGCCAGCGCCTGGGCGGTACCACCGGCGACACGGCTGGAGCGTTGCTGGAGTTGCTGGAACTGACGGTACTGCTGGGGCTCGCGATCTGA